The following proteins come from a genomic window of Spirochaetota bacterium:
- a CDS encoding AraC family transcriptional regulator: MTSTFAPCPIERITGVWKFHRPSLRVSEARSLPGHLVHFIASGGYELTVSGRTRDVSAGMVIYYHDSENVLWRGKRSAVTFYSVGFLADIMPPPPERRIMSLPSLKRDFASLYRHSLLPEGNERIFLLYAGLSRILAGIARGNAHTVIARDNEWWAVENRIRGEKRYRMSVPEILGHYAKSYATLNRACRKATGRSIAKRLRELCLEEAKGLLAYSALSVTEIADHLGYSGIHEFSRDFKRHCGVPPTRYASGAVKRRFSS; the protein is encoded by the coding sequence ATGACATCGACCTTCGCGCCGTGTCCCATCGAACGCATCACCGGCGTATGGAAATTCCATCGGCCTTCCCTGCGCGTGAGCGAGGCGCGTTCACTCCCGGGGCATCTCGTCCATTTCATCGCATCCGGCGGGTATGAACTCACCGTGAGCGGACGCACACGCGATGTATCGGCGGGCATGGTCATCTATTACCATGATTCGGAGAACGTGCTCTGGCGCGGCAAACGTTCGGCGGTGACGTTCTATTCCGTGGGCTTTTTGGCGGACATCATGCCGCCGCCGCCGGAACGGCGCATCATGTCCCTGCCGTCGCTCAAACGCGACTTCGCATCGCTCTACCGGCATTCGCTTCTCCCCGAAGGCAATGAAAGGATATTCCTTCTCTATGCCGGTCTTTCACGGATATTGGCCGGTATCGCCCGCGGCAATGCGCATACGGTCATCGCACGCGATAATGAATGGTGGGCGGTGGAGAACCGCATCCGCGGGGAGAAGCGCTATCGCATGAGCGTTCCGGAGATACTGGGGCATTATGCGAAAAGCTATGCTACGCTCAACCGCGCCTGCCGGAAAGCGACGGGGCGATCGATAGCGAAAAGGCTCAGGGAGCTCTGTCTCGAAGAGGCGAAAGGCCTTCTCGCGTACTCGGCCCTGTCGGTCACGGAGATAGCCGATCATCTCGGGTACTCGGGGATACATGAATTTTCAAGGGATTTCAAGCGGCATTGCGGTGTGCCTCCCACACGGTATGCTTCGGGGGCGGTAAAGCGGCGTTTCAGTTCATAG
- a CDS encoding uroporphyrinogen decarboxylase family protein yields the protein MTRKERLERTIRGQEVDRPPVCFYEINGLTQNEHDTDAFNIYSDPSWKPLLALTREKSDRIVNASVAMRGTSHDPLAERTTVDVRIEGDERLATKTIRTDGRVLTESSRRHKDIDTVWVTEHLLKNVDDLKAYLSLPESPIDGTPDIAPVLAMEKSLGDSGIVMLNTADPLCMAAALFPMDEYTVIAMTEPSLFRSLLDRCARMIYPRIAATVRALPGRLWRIYGPEYASEPYLPPSLFRDYVTGYDTEIVRLIQETGGIARIHSHGNLANVLHHIAATGADALDPIEPPPQGDVSLAAVRKRYPSMTLFGNLEVSDMETLRRDEFIPKVHAALDEGDTLDSRFVLMPSACPYGRALPQRTLGNYEAIIHIMEERYAANR from the coding sequence ATGACACGAAAAGAACGGCTCGAACGAACCATTCGCGGGCAAGAGGTCGACCGCCCGCCCGTATGCTTCTATGAGATAAACGGCCTTACTCAGAACGAGCATGACACGGATGCGTTCAATATCTATTCCGATCCGTCATGGAAGCCGCTCCTTGCACTGACCAGGGAGAAAAGCGACCGCATCGTCAACGCTTCTGTCGCCATGCGCGGCACATCGCACGATCCGCTCGCGGAACGCACGACCGTGGATGTACGCATCGAGGGCGATGAGCGTCTTGCGACAAAAACGATACGCACGGACGGACGCGTGCTCACGGAGTCGTCGCGGCGGCACAAGGACATCGATACGGTATGGGTGACCGAACATCTCCTTAAGAACGTCGATGACCTCAAGGCATATCTCTCCCTGCCGGAGTCCCCGATCGACGGCACCCCTGACATCGCACCTGTTCTCGCAATGGAGAAGTCGCTCGGCGACAGCGGCATCGTGATGCTCAATACGGCGGACCCGCTCTGCATGGCGGCGGCGCTTTTCCCCATGGACGAATATACCGTCATCGCGATGACGGAACCCTCGCTTTTCCGCTCGCTCCTTGACCGATGCGCACGCATGATCTACCCCCGTATTGCGGCGACGGTCCGTGCTCTTCCCGGCAGACTCTGGCGCATCTACGGTCCGGAATATGCGTCGGAGCCGTATCTCCCGCCGTCATTGTTTCGCGACTATGTCACCGGATACGATACGGAGATAGTACGCCTGATACAGGAGACCGGCGGCATCGCACGCATACACTCGCACGGCAATCTCGCCAACGTGCTCCATCATATCGCAGCTACCGGGGCCGACGCGCTCGATCCGATAGAGCCCCCGCCCCAGGGCGATGTTTCACTTGCAGCGGTGCGAAAACGGTATCCGTCAATGACGCTCTTCGGTAATCTCGAGGTGAGCGATATGGAAACGCTCCGCCGGGATGAATTCATACCGAAGGTACATGCCGCCCTTGATGAAGGAGATACGCTCGACAGCCGCTTCGTGCTCATGCCCTCCGCCTGCCCATACGGCAGGGCCCTGCCGCAGCGGACACTCGGCAATTATGAAGCGATCATTCATATTATGGAAGAACGATACGCAGCGAATCGATGA
- a CDS encoding tetratricopeptide repeat protein codes for MTVAIVFASIIVGIGIIVISLVISSYGGGYQKAVGFFNRANYDAALVILEKLSRSPSANPDSRWYLARTYEAKRFFDKAIRLYTDLLVKKVYSEVYREFDVRTRLAEIYLKREEIDAAEREIKAMAKLKPDSSAVQVKLAELTLAKGDYAAGSVALKKALSLDPHNGTVARALGMAYFSMEKHAEALAVFSRAIELGTSDAEMSYTMGLAARGISKFVEAVRYFDQAAKNPAWSQRARLKAAITNFEIGDLTTAIPMLEDAVAKGGSNDDMLDAMYILGQVRTREGKLDKALDLWRRISNIDPDFRDVPEKLKDFGKIKGVGNELDSLLMLPLSDFKATLMKVAEKMGHRVIKEIVDGEKIIFHTTFKDGTTIFENVIEAVKSANPIGELHIRELLARMKDNRADRGIYFGPAGFTEAAQKASERYAVDLVSGEKFKRLLGQIKR; via the coding sequence ATGACGGTCGCGATCGTATTTGCGAGCATAATTGTCGGCATCGGCATCATCGTCATATCCCTCGTCATCTCCAGTTACGGCGGCGGGTACCAGAAGGCCGTCGGATTTTTCAACCGCGCCAATTACGATGCCGCCCTTGTCATTCTTGAAAAGCTCTCGCGCTCACCATCGGCGAACCCCGACAGCCGCTGGTACCTTGCGCGCACCTATGAAGCGAAACGTTTCTTCGATAAGGCGATACGCCTGTACACCGATCTGCTCGTAAAGAAAGTATACTCCGAAGTGTACCGTGAATTCGATGTGCGTACCCGTCTCGCAGAGATATATCTCAAACGCGAAGAGATCGATGCCGCGGAACGCGAGATCAAGGCCATGGCGAAGCTCAAGCCGGACAGCTCTGCGGTACAGGTGAAGCTCGCCGAGCTTACGCTCGCGAAAGGCGATTACGCCGCCGGGAGCGTTGCGCTCAAGAAGGCGCTCTCGCTCGACCCGCATAACGGCACCGTCGCCCGCGCGCTCGGCATGGCATATTTCTCGATGGAAAAACACGCGGAAGCCCTCGCCGTGTTCAGCCGTGCAATAGAGCTCGGCACATCCGATGCAGAAATGTCCTATACCATGGGGCTTGCCGCGCGCGGCATAAGCAAATTCGTCGAAGCGGTGCGCTATTTCGACCAGGCGGCGAAGAACCCTGCCTGGTCGCAGCGGGCGCGTCTGAAAGCCGCCATCACCAATTTCGAGATAGGCGATCTCACTACGGCCATTCCCATGCTCGAGGATGCGGTCGCCAAGGGCGGCAGCAACGATGATATGCTCGATGCGATGTACATACTCGGACAGGTACGCACCCGCGAAGGCAAGCTCGATAAGGCGCTTGACCTGTGGCGCCGCATATCGAACATAGACCCTGATTTCCGGGACGTTCCGGAGAAGCTCAAGGATTTCGGAAAGATAAAGGGCGTAGGCAACGAGCTCGATTCGCTCCTCATGCTCCCGCTTTCCGATTTCAAGGCGACGCTCATGAAGGTCGCGGAAAAAATGGGTCACCGTGTCATCAAAGAGATCGTCGACGGCGAGAAGATAATATTCCACACCACCTTCAAGGACGGCACGACCATATTCGAGAACGTCATCGAGGCGGTGAAATCGGCGAACCCCATCGGCGAGCTCCATATTCGGGAACTGCTCGCACGCATGAAGGACAATCGTGCCGACCGCGGCATCTATTTCGGCCCGGCCGGATTCACGGAAGCGGCGCAGAAAGCATCGGAACGCTATGCGGTGGACCTTGTCAGCGGAGAGAAATTCAAGCGCCTGCTCGGCCAGATCAAGCGCTAG
- a CDS encoding TraR/DksA family transcriptional regulator, which produces MNQKSQKKFKDILLTEKKAVLEELMQENESYNAIKEPEEGDIADIAFQAYEKQLLVGLSQNEKNRLERLNAALKRIDEGSYGSCIDCTVEIEESRLEAIPYALRCIKCSTKQEEEKKRHRATE; this is translated from the coding sequence ATGAATCAGAAAAGCCAGAAAAAGTTCAAGGACATCCTTCTCACCGAGAAAAAGGCGGTGCTTGAGGAGCTCATGCAGGAGAATGAAAGCTACAATGCCATCAAGGAACCCGAAGAAGGCGACATTGCCGATATCGCATTCCAGGCGTATGAAAAGCAGCTTCTCGTCGGGCTTTCACAGAACGAAAAGAACCGTCTCGAACGCTTGAACGCTGCGCTCAAGCGCATCGACGAGGGATCATACGGCAGCTGCATCGACTGCACGGTCGAGATAGAGGAAAGCCGCCTTGAGGCGATCCCCTACGCACTTCGCTGCATCAAGTGTTCCACGAAGCAGGAAGAAGAAAAAAAACGCCATCGCGCGACCGAATAG
- the priA gene encoding primosomal protein N': MFHEAGRRKKTPSRDRIAFFRAMYLTVAINTPADGVFTYRKPDAVAHAINGCRVIAPFGKRTLKGIVVSESESDGGIRGIKNIISVVDDRPICDERAIAMARWMASYYHCSFGEALFASLPAGDPAKRIRAVHDEPRVPERALTLTDEQDASLTKITEALTAHDAKAFLLYGITGSGKTEVYIRAIAEAIRLGRQAIVVIPEISLTPQTIERFTRRFDTPIAVLHSRLAKTEKYAYWQRIRSGEISIVIGARSAIFSPLKDPGIIIIDEEHETSYKSSESPRFHTRQIAFYRMKHESMTVLFGSATPSIETYHHASKGEGLTLLTLTKRPEGIELPTVRVIDMRTAKKAELFPAMSEDLVEAVHGALDQGKQAILFLNRKGYSPTVVCSSCGTAERCPHCSVTLTYHKGRRQLLCHYCGYSKHFTDTCAECGASPVRLTGTGTEKVHEEIALLFPKARIGRMDQESTKLRGAYERILGDFARGETNILVGTQMIAKGLHFPDVTLVGVLSADTGIHFPDFRASERTFSLITQVSGRSGRGVSPGEVIVQTYNPEHSAIRFARTHDYLSFYRSEIELREALRYPPFSRLVRLVVRGEDETAVADDAQRIRALCTEHTYSGVDVLGPVPCPLSKLKKYHRYHLILKADSQKAVSGLITHIRDTFRAKKSNFLEIDVDPASML; encoded by the coding sequence GTGTTCCACGAAGCAGGAAGAAGAAAAAAAACGCCATCGCGCGACCGAATAGCGTTCTTTCGGGCGATGTACCTTACCGTCGCGATAAACACCCCCGCCGACGGCGTTTTCACCTACCGCAAACCGGATGCTGTCGCTCACGCGATCAATGGATGTCGTGTCATCGCACCCTTCGGGAAACGCACGCTCAAAGGGATAGTCGTTTCTGAATCCGAAAGCGACGGCGGCATTCGCGGCATAAAGAACATCATCTCCGTCGTTGATGATCGTCCGATATGCGATGAACGCGCCATTGCCATGGCCCGATGGATGGCATCGTACTATCACTGCTCCTTCGGCGAGGCGCTCTTCGCCTCCCTCCCCGCAGGCGATCCGGCGAAACGGATACGCGCCGTGCACGATGAGCCGCGTGTACCGGAGAGAGCGCTCACGCTCACCGATGAACAGGATGCATCGCTTACGAAGATCACCGAAGCGCTTACGGCGCACGATGCGAAGGCATTCCTCCTCTACGGCATAACCGGGAGCGGCAAGACCGAAGTGTATATCCGCGCCATTGCGGAGGCGATACGCCTCGGCCGTCAGGCCATCGTCGTGATACCGGAGATATCGCTGACACCGCAGACGATAGAACGTTTCACGCGGCGCTTTGACACGCCGATAGCCGTGCTCCACAGCCGTCTCGCGAAGACGGAAAAATACGCCTACTGGCAGCGCATACGCTCGGGCGAAATATCCATCGTCATCGGCGCACGCTCGGCGATATTCTCACCGCTCAAGGACCCGGGCATCATCATCATCGATGAGGAGCATGAAACGAGCTATAAATCGTCCGAAAGCCCGCGATTCCACACGCGGCAGATCGCGTTCTACCGGATGAAGCATGAATCGATGACCGTCCTTTTCGGGAGCGCGACGCCGTCGATAGAAACGTATCATCATGCGAGCAAAGGCGAGGGGCTTACGCTCCTGACGCTTACCAAACGCCCGGAGGGGATAGAGCTCCCGACGGTGCGCGTCATCGATATGCGCACGGCGAAAAAGGCGGAACTCTTCCCCGCGATGAGCGAGGACCTTGTCGAAGCGGTGCATGGCGCCCTTGACCAAGGCAAGCAGGCGATACTCTTCCTCAACCGCAAGGGCTATTCACCCACCGTTGTCTGTTCATCCTGCGGCACGGCGGAGCGCTGTCCGCACTGCAGTGTAACGCTCACCTATCACAAGGGGCGGCGGCAGCTTCTCTGTCATTACTGCGGCTATAGCAAGCACTTCACCGACACCTGCGCGGAATGCGGCGCATCGCCGGTACGGTTGACCGGCACGGGGACGGAGAAAGTGCATGAAGAGATAGCGCTCCTTTTCCCCAAGGCGCGCATCGGGAGAATGGACCAGGAATCGACGAAACTGCGCGGTGCATATGAACGCATACTCGGGGATTTCGCCCGCGGGGAGACGAACATACTCGTCGGCACGCAGATGATAGCCAAGGGACTTCATTTCCCCGATGTGACCCTCGTCGGCGTGCTCTCGGCGGACACAGGAATTCACTTCCCGGATTTCCGCGCATCCGAACGCACCTTTTCGCTCATCACACAGGTGTCCGGCAGGAGCGGCCGCGGGGTAAGCCCGGGTGAGGTCATCGTGCAGACGTACAATCCCGAACACAGCGCGATACGCTTCGCACGCACGCATGATTATCTCTCGTTCTATCGCTCCGAGATAGAACTTCGTGAGGCGCTCCGTTATCCGCCGTTCTCGCGGCTCGTGCGCCTTGTCGTACGCGGCGAGGATGAAACGGCCGTTGCCGATGACGCACAACGGATACGCGCGCTCTGTACCGAACACACGTACAGCGGCGTCGATGTGCTCGGCCCAGTACCCTGCCCGCTCTCAAAGCTCAAGAAATATCACCGCTATCATCTGATACTCAAAGCCGACTCACAGAAAGCGGTGTCCGGTCTTATCACGCATATACGCGATACCTTCCGTGCGAAAAAGAGCAACTTTCTTGAGATCGATGTCGACCCTGCGAGCATGCTCTGA
- a CDS encoding phospholipase D-like domain-containing protein — protein MRALYSLFFLACTLHGAAVTAWFGPSSAADTNGIYRNLLSFIDTATNTIRGAVHELDLVSIAARFADARRRGVEVELCFETKNMEGRSRAALAVLRECGVRIFPDKRKSGLMHNKFLVADGVRVWTGSANFTCNDMFRNYNDCLRIESMDVAAFYTDEALSISDPVTFPAARSRERSFTLGTERIVVLFSPGGGVSYRIGETVRRANDTIRFLTFAFSSEAVLGAIAYAERRGVSVFGVFDNVFENPLATRSWRTVPFRELSERAGAVVRYDNEDAKIHHKTIICDADTVITGSFNFSLNAERNNNENVLMIRSRPLAQAYASRHALLFKRFNKPSRSEQYRSLCETTIAGGKKPVPWEVFTHECAVRTAGTLKSRITNGVFHCIIREIVSGDVMRCEVSGLDEYVVVRLAGIEAPAVDAGAGQYPQAAYARETLALIAAGETARVSIVRENGYCSFIADVRTRTNYSLAAAMASSGWVFTDTNASSMVRAAASNAKERRIGIWSERFALTETPAEFRERCHAERRARVIALDRECDTSLTDGIKTDIGVKTAEGVIGNRATRRYYLPWTSDHERVAKRISENNIVYFAHESNALAAGFIRGGK, from the coding sequence ATGAGAGCCCTATATTCACTGTTCTTTCTCGCTTGTACATTGCATGGCGCGGCGGTAACGGCATGGTTCGGGCCTTCGTCCGCTGCCGATACGAACGGTATTTACCGCAACCTTCTTTCGTTCATCGACACGGCGACGAACACCATACGCGGTGCCGTCCATGAACTTGACCTGGTATCGATAGCGGCGCGTTTTGCCGATGCAAGGAGGCGCGGTGTCGAGGTCGAACTGTGCTTTGAAACGAAGAACATGGAGGGCAGGTCACGGGCGGCGCTTGCCGTGCTCCGTGAATGCGGCGTCAGGATATTCCCCGACAAACGAAAGAGCGGGCTCATGCACAATAAATTCCTAGTCGCCGACGGCGTACGCGTGTGGACGGGCTCGGCGAATTTCACCTGCAATGACATGTTCCGCAATTACAATGACTGCCTGCGCATCGAATCAATGGATGTCGCCGCGTTCTATACCGACGAGGCCTTATCGATAAGCGATCCGGTGACGTTCCCGGCAGCACGCAGCCGCGAACGCTCGTTCACACTCGGGACCGAACGTATTGTCGTGCTCTTTTCTCCCGGCGGCGGCGTATCCTACCGCATCGGGGAGACGGTGCGTCGTGCGAACGATACGATACGCTTTCTTACCTTCGCCTTCTCATCGGAAGCTGTGTTGGGCGCCATAGCATACGCCGAGCGGCGCGGCGTGTCCGTGTTCGGCGTTTTCGATAATGTGTTCGAGAACCCGCTCGCGACGCGCTCGTGGAGAACGGTGCCGTTCCGTGAGCTTTCCGAACGCGCGGGCGCCGTCGTGCGCTACGATAATGAGGATGCGAAGATACATCACAAGACCATCATTTGTGATGCCGATACGGTGATAACCGGATCGTTCAATTTCTCGCTCAACGCCGAGCGCAACAACAATGAGAACGTGCTCATGATACGGTCGCGGCCGCTTGCCCAGGCGTATGCATCGCGGCACGCACTGCTCTTCAAGCGTTTCAACAAGCCTTCGCGTTCCGAGCAGTATCGATCGCTTTGTGAGACAACGATCGCGGGAGGGAAGAAGCCCGTCCCGTGGGAGGTATTCACCCACGAATGCGCTGTACGAACGGCCGGAACGCTCAAGAGCCGTATCACGAACGGCGTTTTTCACTGCATCATTCGGGAGATAGTGAGCGGTGATGTGATGCGCTGCGAGGTGAGCGGGCTCGATGAGTACGTCGTCGTACGGCTTGCCGGCATCGAAGCGCCGGCCGTCGATGCCGGTGCAGGCCAGTATCCGCAGGCGGCGTATGCGCGGGAGACGCTTGCGCTCATCGCGGCAGGGGAGACGGCGCGCGTTTCCATCGTGCGTGAGAACGGTTACTGTTCGTTCATAGCGGATGTGCGTACCCGTACGAACTATTCCCTTGCAGCGGCGATGGCATCATCGGGATGGGTGTTCACCGATACGAATGCATCGAGCATGGTGCGTGCTGCCGCATCCAATGCAAAGGAGAGGCGCATCGGTATATGGTCGGAACGTTTCGCACTTACCGAGACACCGGCCGAATTCCGCGAGCGATGCCATGCCGAACGTCGCGCTCGGGTGATAGCGCTCGATCGTGAATGCGATACGTCATTGACCGATGGCATCAAGACAGACATAGGCGTCAAGACCGCCGAAGGTGTCATTGGTAATCGTGCGACGCGGCGATACTATCTCCCATGGACGAGCGATCATGAACGCGTGGCGAAACGCATCTCCGAGAACAATATCGTGTATTTCGCGCATGAATCGAACGCGTTAGCCGCAGGATTCATCCGCGGTGGGAAATAG
- a CDS encoding NAD(+)/NADH kinase, translated as MRATSIVILVNSGKREHEKVVASLIAVAARSHVKARICALDIAHARKTPSAKGVSGAKLLITVGGDGTLLAGIRMAAPYRVPVMPVYYGTLGFMAENTVDESMEMLHDLLTGRKKNYIIETRHMLDVSVRSKRHNRKMMAVNEAVVAKGHYPKLARFSVSIGGRGIAPIKADGIIVASPTGSTAYALSAGGPIVNPRVDALVLVPIAPHALTFRPLVIAGDDTVSISLASGAPDTVISVDGLPGEHFRTGDTVTISRSRTSFMLVKQKRLSFYQILTDKLNWGR; from the coding sequence ATGCGTGCCACATCGATAGTGATACTCGTCAACAGCGGCAAGCGCGAGCATGAGAAGGTCGTCGCGTCGCTCATTGCGGTCGCCGCGCGGTCGCATGTGAAGGCGCGCATCTGTGCGCTCGATATCGCGCATGCTCGAAAGACGCCGTCCGCAAAAGGCGTATCGGGGGCGAAACTTCTTATCACGGTGGGCGGTGACGGCACCTTGCTTGCCGGCATTCGGATGGCAGCGCCTTATCGCGTACCCGTAATGCCGGTATATTACGGCACGCTCGGCTTCATGGCGGAGAATACCGTCGATGAAAGCATGGAAATGCTGCATGATCTTCTCACCGGCAGAAAAAAGAATTACATCATCGAGACGCGTCACATGCTCGATGTTTCGGTGCGTTCGAAGAGACACAATCGAAAAATGATGGCGGTGAACGAAGCGGTGGTCGCGAAAGGCCATTATCCGAAGCTTGCACGGTTCTCGGTAAGCATCGGCGGAAGGGGCATAGCCCCGATAAAAGCGGACGGCATCATCGTCGCTTCCCCCACCGGTTCCACCGCGTACGCGCTCTCCGCGGGCGGGCCGATCGTCAATCCGCGCGTGGACGCCCTTGTCCTCGTGCCGATAGCACCGCACGCACTCACGTTCCGTCCGCTCGTCATTGCCGGTGACGATACGGTATCCATATCGCTCGCCTCCGGCGCTCCGGACACGGTCATATCGGTCGACGGGCTCCCCGGCGAACATTTCCGCACGGGCGACACGGTAACGATATCGCGCTCACGCACGAGCTTCATGCTCGTCAAACAGAAGCGCTTAAGCTTCTATCAGATACTCACGGACAAGCTCAATTGGGGACGATGA
- the recN gene encoding DNA repair protein RecN, which translates to MLSVLEIRNFVLIDKLRIKLGRGNNVLTGETGAGKSIIISALEIITGEKGSTLAVGPAADRLTVSGVFDIRDAKAVIMPKLTAWGITPENDEITIRREITKDGKSRSFIDHTGVKVSQLKEIGDVLVDIHGQHEHQSLFHTAFHLDFYDTFINANDLKSRFRTAFNALTSLVRRHREIVENRTALARERSFLEYAVNEISAAKLTATEETDVREEINKLSNFEKIASGISGAYEAVYGSDESALAMLGKALSAVQPLSEYDARFAEAAAMLEDISYRTGDVRDLIAEIKNGVKFDPARLEALNERLFLISSLKKKYGGTIPEVIAYGASAGEKLSLIDFSDEDIKKLEAEIAVKRREASALALELSELRRSSKDAFVGRIRTEIADLGMENAVFDVEMVREEDDAGVIEVDGARYKASAEGVDTVEFLIAPNKGSMPAPLRKIASGGEISRIMLAMKTVLADGDFTGTMVFDEIDVGVGGRIAEVIGEKLAALAEKKQVLVITHLAQIASHADTHFMVSKSDVDGRTVSNIELLSDEARVNEVARMIAGKEITDTSRAHAAEMLARAKG; encoded by the coding sequence ATGCTCAGCGTACTTGAAATACGGAATTTCGTCCTCATCGACAAGCTCAGGATAAAGCTCGGCCGCGGGAACAATGTGCTCACCGGTGAGACCGGCGCGGGCAAAAGCATCATCATAAGCGCGCTTGAGATCATCACCGGCGAAAAAGGGAGCACGCTCGCGGTGGGCCCCGCCGCCGACAGGCTTACGGTGAGCGGCGTCTTTGACATACGCGATGCGAAAGCCGTCATCATGCCGAAGCTCACTGCATGGGGCATTACGCCCGAGAACGATGAGATCACGATACGACGCGAGATAACGAAGGACGGGAAAAGCCGTTCCTTCATCGATCACACGGGCGTGAAGGTGTCGCAGCTCAAGGAAATAGGCGATGTGCTCGTCGATATACACGGGCAGCATGAGCATCAATCGCTCTTTCATACTGCGTTCCATCTCGACTTTTACGATACCTTTATCAACGCGAACGATCTCAAGTCACGCTTCCGCACCGCGTTCAATGCGCTCACATCGCTCGTGCGCCGTCACCGGGAAATAGTCGAGAACCGCACCGCGCTCGCGCGCGAACGCTCCTTCCTTGAATACGCGGTGAACGAGATAAGCGCCGCCAAGCTCACGGCGACCGAAGAGACGGATGTGCGCGAAGAGATAAATAAATTATCGAATTTCGAGAAGATAGCCTCCGGCATATCCGGCGCGTATGAAGCGGTATACGGCTCCGATGAAAGCGCGCTTGCCATGCTCGGCAAAGCGCTCTCCGCCGTGCAGCCGCTCTCGGAATACGATGCGCGCTTCGCGGAAGCGGCCGCCATGCTCGAGGACATCTCGTATCGCACCGGCGACGTGCGCGATCTTATCGCTGAGATTAAGAACGGCGTGAAATTCGATCCCGCGCGGCTAGAGGCGCTCAACGAACGGCTTTTTCTCATAAGCTCGCTCAAGAAGAAGTACGGCGGCACGATACCGGAGGTGATAGCCTACGGCGCATCGGCAGGGGAAAAGCTCTCGCTCATCGACTTCTCCGACGAGGACATAAAAAAGCTCGAAGCGGAAATAGCGGTCAAACGGCGCGAAGCGAGCGCGCTTGCGCTTGAGCTTTCCGAACTTCGCCGATCATCGAAGGATGCGTTCGTCGGACGCATACGCACGGAGATAGCTGACCTCGGCATGGAGAACGCCGTGTTCGATGTCGAGATGGTGCGCGAAGAGGACGACGCAGGCGTGATAGAGGTGGACGGCGCGCGATATAAAGCTTCAGCGGAAGGCGTAGACACCGTCGAATTCCTCATTGCGCCCAACAAGGGGAGTATGCCCGCACCGCTCAGGAAGATAGCTTCCGGCGGCGAGATATCGCGCATCATGCTCGCGATGAAAACGGTGCTTGCCGACGGCGACTTTACCGGCACCATGGTGTTCGACGAGATCGATGTCGGTGTCGGCGGGCGCATCGCCGAGGTCATCGGCGAGAAACTTGCTGCGCTTGCCGAGAAGAAACAGGTGCTTGTTATAACGCATCTTGCGCAGATAGCCTCGCATGCGGATACGCATTTCATGGTATCGAAATCCGACGTGGACGGGCGTACCGTGTCGAACATAGAGCTCCTCTCCGATGAGGCACGGGTGAACGAGGTCGCGCGTATGATAGCCGGGAAAGAGATAACCGATACATCGCGTGCGCATGCGGCGGAAATGCTTGCAAGGGCGAAGGGATAG